From one Anopheles bellator chromosome 1, idAnoBellAS_SP24_06.2, whole genome shotgun sequence genomic stretch:
- the LOC131205719 gene encoding nucleolar protein 14 homolog — protein sequence MKTKRSRVSSEKLFQRKEPGAVRKPNPFETQVLKAKFSVLNRDPQSRQSIRASVKPGALRSRAIETRKRTLGKEFATQHKTNRFVDARKDGKNFRQQQQSNASRRKEMYNLSLTHRGQTLEELERFDDPVDNDDDDASDGEDGGLLDDAFTSAAHFGGGSDEEDDPSRKDRKTVIEEMIANAKRLKADKQRENDEVYEMMQKLDSSLKTLMPQVGEHLRKDSDRPKLDDYDRVMREMIFERRGAPAEKLNSEEQARTEQEKRETLERQRQERMKIEADRGPNVTQKHRSADALDDGCYAVEEDLQDNDIEAHDPGTQYDASNISKEAKNNDGDDEATDQETDDGSSGEDEDNLSDLQNGGQSSESSDEGKPEQPSIRASPPQRPLDCPRETAIQARKYEIPQFLEFPKQYEEFVELLANRSVEHGAAIVGKLVEKCNQNHPTSKANRRLLFVYLLQQLTDRFRVAKDPSLANDFKAVQLLTPHLYDLAVKDPIDTGNIFLEVIQEKYEEYRTSPRRYPALSTLVMLKLVPLLYSASDARHTIVTPMLVFVSEILTRCYVRNRRDLTRGLFLVTAVLECVEQSKRFLPAVHDFLNNVLLLALPEREPQAQKRSTFRVAPHSLAFANASRSDRNGAGSQLLAEDFMHTEVTEEFKVRVVASTVGMISTICIQLDQCVAIQTIAGNFKPHLEMLSRVSVLPEVVKRAVHTALQKVTGLVLRPCQYLVQAEKKPKVLRLLEPKIEPVYDDIRRRPKTNASVREQRKKMQQKVKRASRSAARELRLDNEYISKLQMKRRMESDRERKEKVKRIFGDATRQQGELKSLDRKAKYRT from the exons atgaaaacgaaacgtagCCGTGTCAGCTCTGAAAAGTTGTTCCAAAGAAAAGAACCCGGAGCGGTACGCAAACCCAACCCATTTGAGACGCAGGTGCTGAAAGCAAAGTTCTCCGTCTTAAACCGGGACCCGCAGTCGCGGCAATCGATACGTGCCAGCGTAAAGCCGGGTGCGCTCCGTTCGCGGGCCATCGAAACACGCAAGCGTACGCTGGGGAAAGAGTTTGCGACgcagcacaaaacaaaccgcttCGTCGATGCACGCAAGGACgggaaaaactttcgccagcagcagcagtccaaCGCGTCGCGGCGCAAGGAGATGTACAACCTGAGCCTAACGCATCGCGGCCAAACGCTGGAAGAGCTCGAGCGTTTCGATGATCCTGTggacaacgatgacgacgatgccaGCGACGGCGAAGACGGCGGGTTGCTGGATG ATGCCTTCACGAGTGCGGCTCACTTCGGAGGAGGATCCGATGAAGAGGATGACCCGAGCCGAAAGGACCGCAAAACCGTTATTGAGGAGATGATTGCGAACGCGAAGCGCCTAAAGGCGGACAAGCAGCGTGAAAACGACGAAGTGTACGAAATGATGCAGAAGCTGGACAGCAGCTTGAAGACGCTGATGCCACAGGTTGGTGAGCACCTGCGCAAGGACAGCGATCGGCCGAAGTTGGATGACTACGATCGGGTGATGCGCGAGATGATCTTCGAACGTCGTGGCGCACCGGCCGAGAAGCTCAATTCGGAGGAACAGGCTCGCACGGAACAGGAGAAACGAGAGACTCTCGAGCGCCAACGGCAAGAGCGGATGAAGATTGAGGCAGATCGGGGACCGAACGTGACGCAGAAGCATCGCTCGGCCGATGCACTGGACGATGGGTGTTACGCAGTAGAAGAGGACCTGCAGGACAACGATATCGAAGCGCACGATCCGGGAACGCAGTACGATGCCAGCAATATTTCCAAAGAGGCCAAGAacaacgacggtgacgatgaagCTACAGACCAGGAGACGGACGATGGTTCCAGCGGGGAGGATGAAGATAACCTATCGGACCTGCAAAATGGTGGACAGTCATCGGAGAGCAGTGACGAAGGGAAACCAGAGCAGCCGAGCATACGTGCCTCACCTCCCCAGCGACCACTTGACTGTCCCAGGGAAACCGCTATTCAGGCACGAAAATACGAAATTCCTCAATTTCTCGAGTTCCCCAAACAGTACGAAGAGTTTGTTGAGCTGCTGGCAAACCGAAGTGTTGAGCACGGGGCGGCCATCGTGGGAAAGCTGGTAGAAAAGTGCAATCAAAATCATCCCACCAGCAAGGCCAACCGGCGTCTGCTGTTTGTGTATCTGCTCCAGCAATTAACGGACCGTTTCCGGGTGGCAAAAGATCCGTCATTGGCAAACGATTTCAAAGCCGTGCAACTGCTGACACCGCATCTGTACGACCTGGCGGTCAAGGATCCAATCGACACGGGAAACATCTTCCTCGAGGTGATTCAAGAGAAGTATGAAGAGTATCGGACAAGCCCGCGGCGATATCCCGCACTGTCCACGCTGGTCATGCTCAAGCTAGTCCCGCTGCTGTATTCCGCTTCCGATGCCCGGCACACGATCGTGACGCCGATGCTGGTATTTGTGAGCGAGATACTGACGCGTTGCTACGTGAGAAATCGACGCGATCTTACCCGCGGCCTGTTCCTGGTCACCGCGGTCCTCGAGTGTGTGGAACAATCGAAACGCTTTTTACCGGCCGTGCACGATTTCTTAAATAACGTTTTGCTTCTTGCGCTTCCGGAACGTGAGCCTCAGGCCCAAAAGAGGAGCACGTTTAGAGTGGCACCACATTCGCTTGCTTTCGCGAACGCAAGTCGCAGCGACCGCAACGGGGCCGGCAGTCAACTCTTGGCCGAAGATTTTATGCACACAGAAGTAACGGAAGAGTTTAAAGTTCGCGTGGTGGCTAGCACGGTTGGGATGATTTCGACCATCTGCATCCAGCTGGACCAGTGTGTGGCCATTCAAACCATAGCGGGAAACTTCAAGCCCCACCTGGAGATGCTCTCGAGGGTTAGCGTTCTTCCGGAAGTGGTGAAGAGAGCCGTCCACACAGCGCTCCAGAAAGTGACTGGGTTGGTGCTTCGACCGTGCCAGTACCTAGTGCAGGCGGAGAAGAAACCAAAAGTGTTGCGCTTGCTCGAACCCAAAATCGAGCCCGTCTACGACGATATTCGGCGGCGCCCGAAAACGAACGCTTCGGTGCGGGAGCAGCGGAAGAAAATGCAGCAAAAAGTAAAACGGGCCTCGCGAAGCGCGGCCCGCGAACTACGGCTAGATAACGAGTACATCTCGAAGCTGCAGATGAAGCGGCGCATGGAGAGCGATCGAGAGCGCAAGGAGAAGGTGAAACGTATCTTCGGCGATGCCACACGGCAGCAGGGCGAGTTGAAGTCGCTGGACCGCAAAGCAAAGTACCGGACATAG
- the LOC131206413 gene encoding protein vreteno: MFEKQQEEAVEWKMEKDPDEATVPMTKIIVHNVTEFTEAGLRALCSHYGTVQDAFKVKENLAFVEFSTENEATVAVQQLNSKRGFGFQADFARPKESTHDPVPVTNALLDDESWEEASSKRRFNLSFSLPLCINFPEHSTLETRSDYLGNSGDSSKLRQTDPECFFNILKVTVPVSDVTNPPKSLKPVAIKSGTCYTHRGLKEQERGKFGPIKRCAACQGYGYAYCAQCGTSYCSTMHQKLHSAEHALSCAGDTNQPPGTQSITIKTNELNSNQGKLMRDALPLKAKVYITAVLTHKQVFVRSADAGADREYLKTIGDAAKAGALALGAEGPKVEPETGGIYLAPYQPLGVYARVLVTEVSGTFSKCVYVEYGWVKIVCNDDLLPIHDVELRYRKVFVYKVCLVGITEQYGMIEKAIAYLNRLKNQSLWMTYRLEQCNFVDVLLRAAREGNSVNDIINCKIEVPPLLAESDHEAYIMYKKLAQSEPIRGKAKAIMILNRTTIQLDYRVTWIAVHDLPYLEDLQKKLQCYGTKVNEFRRNVTPRLGELCLVRYGNNWYRAVCHETAGDSRPALFLCDYGCMVMANLADIRKIPAQFATEVRTHDGIVAGLEEAKDNGLKMDSLFFDLYLPENEVMAVDITELEIPPLVDGEEMDKHTVLTVPDLTSFLQSCKNRSNEDTPKAEF, encoded by the exons ATGTTCGAAAAGCAACAGGAGGAAGCTGTAgaatggaaaatggagaaagaTCCCGACGAGGCTACCGTTCCGATGACGAAGATTATCGTGCACAACGTGACCGAATTTACTGAGGCCGGGTTGCGGGCACTCTGCAGCCACTATGGAACCGTGCAGGACGCGTTTAAAGTCAAGGAAAACCTCGCGTTCGTGGAATTTTCCACAGAAAA CGAAGCTACGGTGGCCGTGCAGCAGCTCAACAGTAAGCGCGGGTTCGGCTTTCAAGCGGACTTTGCGCGCCCCAAGGAGAGCACACATGATCCCGTTCCTGTGACCAACGCTCTGCTGGACGACGAATCATGGGAAGAGGCCAGCTCAAAGCGGCGGTTTAATTTGTCATTTTCGTTGCCACTGTGCATCAACTTTCCGGAGCACAGCACACTCGAGACACGGTCCGACTATTTGGGGAACAGTGGCGATAGCTCCAAACTACGACAAACGGACCCAGAATGCTTTTTTAACATTCTCAAAGTAACGGTACCCGTGAGCGATGTAACTAATCCACCGAAATCGTTAAAACCGGTCGCGATAAAATCCGGAACCTGTTACACACATCGGGGTCTTAAGGAACAGGAACGAGGCAAGTTCGGACCCATTAAACGGTGTGCCGCATGTCAAGGTTACGGGTACGCTTACTGTGCTCAATGTGGCACTTCGTACTGCTCGACCATGCACCAGAAATTGCACAGTGCCGAACACGCTCTCAGTTGCGCCGGGGACACGAACCAGCCGCCGGGGACACAAAGTATAACCATAAAAACCAAcgaattaaattcaaatcaagGAAAATTGATGCGCGACGCGCTTCCGCTGAAGGCTAAGGTGTACATCACTGCTGTCCTCACGCATAAGCAGGTTTTCGTTCGATCCGCCGATGCTGGGGCCGACCGCGAGTATCTCAAAACGATCGGTGACGCGGCCAAAGCTGGAGCACTTGCGCTGGGTGCCGAGGGTCCAAAAGTAGAACCGGAAACAGGAGGCATTTATTTAGCTCCGTACCAACCGTTGGGAGTCTATGCACGCGTACTGGTGACGGAGGTGAGCGGTACCTTCTCCAAGTGCGTTTACGTGGAGTACGGCTGGGTCAAGATAGTGTGCAACGATGACCTTTTGCCCATCCACGATGTCGAACTAAGGTATCGGAAAGTGTTTGTGTACAAAGTATGCCTGGTGGGCATCACGGAGCAGTATGGGATGATCGAGAAAGCCATCGCGTACTTGAACCGgttgaaaaatcaatccctGTGGATGACCTACCGCTTAGAGCAATGCAACTTCGTCGACGTTCTGCTGCGAGCCGCCCGAGAAGGAAACAGTGTGAACGACATAATCAACTGCAAGATCGAGGTACCTCCGTTGCTGGCCGAGAGCGACCACGAAGCTTACATCATGTATAAG AAATTGGCCCAGTCGGAGCCGATAAGAGGCAAAGCGAAAGCGATCATGATCCTCAATCGAACCACCATCCAGTTGGATTACCGCGTGACCTGGATTGCTGTACACGATCTGCCGTACTTGGAAGATTTGCAGAAAAAGTTGCAATGCTATGGCACGAAGGTCAACGAATTCCGGCGCAATGTGACACCACGGCTCGGAGAGCTGTGTCTCGTGCGCTACGGAAACAACTGGTACCGTGCGGTTTGCCACGAGACTGCCGGCGACTCCAGACCGGCACTGTTTCTCTGTGACTACGGGTGCATGGTGATGGCCAACTTGGCCGACATCCGTAAGATACCGGCCCAGTTTGCCACCGAGGTGCGCACTCACGACGGGATAGTCGCCGGTCTCGAGGAAGCCAAGGACAACGGGCTCAAGATGGACTCGTTATTTTTCGATCTCTATCTGCCAGAAAATGAAGTGATGGCGGTAGACATTACGGAACTGGAAATTCCACCGCTAGTTGACGGGGAGGAGATGGATAAACATACGGTGCTAACTGTGCCTGATCTGACCAGCTTTCTCCAGTCTTGCAAAAACCGATCAAACGAAGACACCCCAAAGGCAGAATTCTAA
- the LOC131205721 gene encoding damage-control phosphatase ARMT1-like, which translates to MSELATKYNLIDEKPPFNAPLKAQYKQGFAFYTMRERLPIILTQVIDQLSKDKEQIVANFGGETARDELKAAIGEISKLKYELQTDKDFKSIRSAVGDEALWNSFIEGLGENNSYYSACWLYAETYMYRRLNNIFENTTTLQKLDYFQQQKHKALTNSYDAMVAVLRSIETFNETSRTPEEIGVFFRKLLKLNLWGNRCDLSISAGQDVKQDGDPFSLLEALDRCIVSDQTLDIWRCVSSVHSDSDETERVVEIINDNSGYELFTDLCLADFIVHHRIAPKVCFNVKAIPWYISDVTPKDMQWTLDTLAGHTTQPLLSRFGTRLKHHFDTGAFELRALSNFWTSPYEFWHMKDIAPSLYETLRCALLLIFKGDLNYRKLLGDFNFPYTTPFVEVLRGFRPTNLCTLRTVKADLICGLPDGLADELQRKDHTWMVTGEYGVIQFAPK; encoded by the exons ATGAGTGAGCTGGCGACAAAATATAACCTGATCGACGAAAAACCACCCTTCAATGCACCCTTGAAGGCACAGTACAAACA GGGGTTCGCGTTCTACACGATGCGCGAACGGTTACCAATCATACTCACCCAGGTCATCGATCAACTGTCGAAAGACAAGGAACAGATAGTGGCCAATTTTGGCGGCGAGACGGCCCGCGATGAGCTGAAGGCGGCGATCGGAGAAATATCGAAGCTGAAGTACGAGCTACAGACGGACAAGGACTTCAAATCGATCCGTAGCGCCGTGGGCGATGAAGCACTCTGGAATAGCTTTATTGAGGGGCTTGGCGAAAACAATTCCTACTACTCGGCCTGCTGGCTGTATGCCGAAACGTACATGTACCGACGGTTGAACAACATCTTCGAAAACAC TACAACGCTCCAGAAGCTGGACTACttccagcagcaaaaacacaaaGCACTAACCAACTCCTACGATGCCATGGTGGCCGTGCTGCGATCGATTGAAACGTTCAACGAAACCAGCCGGACGCCCGAGGAAATTGGCGTGTTTTTCCGTAAGCTGCTGAAG CTAAACCTCTGGGGTAATCGTTGCGATCTCTCAATTAGCGCTGGCCAAGACGTCAAACAGGATGGGGATCCGTTCAGCTTGCTAGAAGCGCTCGATCGTTGCATTGTCAGCGACCAAACTCTCGACATATGGCGCTGCGTTTCGTCCGTACACTCGGACAGCGACGAAACCGAGCGAGTCGTAGAGATCATCAATGACAACTCTGGCTACGAGTTGTTCACCGATCTGTGCCTGGCGGATTTCATTGTGCACCATCGAATCGCGCCGAAGGTGTGCTTTAACGTAAAAGCCATACCATGGTACATCTCGGACGTGACACCGAAGGATATGCAGTGGACGCTCGACACACTGGCAGGCCACACGACGCAACCGCTGCTTTCTCGTTTCGGAACACGCCTAAAACACCACTTCGACACAGGTGCCTTCGAGCTGCGCGCGCTGAGCAACTTTTGGACCTCACCGTACGAGTTTTGGCACATGAAAGACATTGCGCCGTCCCTGTATGAAACGCTCCGttgcgcgctgctgctgatattCAAAGGTGATCTCAACTACCGCAAGTTGCTGGGCGATTTCAACTTCCCCTACACGACACCCTTCGTGGAGGTGCTTCGCGGcttccgaccgaccaaccTGTGCACGCTGCGCACCGTCAAAGCGGATCTGATTTGCGGGCTGCCCGATGGACTGGCTGACGAGTTGCAACGGAAAGACCACACCTGGATGGTTACTGGAGAGTACGGCGTCATACAGTTTGCCCCCAAATGA
- the LOC131205720 gene encoding GDP-Man:Man(3)GlcNAc(2)-PP-Dol alpha-1,2-mannosyltransferase, with the protein MNGNGGAFCWCSLMYVTLFFLSFLGIGFLTVCVLLRQLIKFQRRKRPDQNVKRVAFFHPYCNAGGGGERVLWCALRALQQRYDDIRLYVYTGDVDATPAEILAKAERNFNLDLNADQISFVFLRKRRWVEAACYPHFTLLGQSLGSIVLAFEALLKLQPDVYVDTMGYAFTYPVFAYFGGCKIGCYTHYPTISTDMLRRVQSQTPSYNNRGYVAKNPFATWLKIVYYRMFSRVYGWVGRCADTIMVNSTWTENHIVSLWDVPYKTHRVYPPCEVSKLKRLGERKSENDHRRVEEAKDDEEGLDDRIIILSVGQYRPEKDHPLQLQAMYELRTLLNNDEALWNRLRLQIVGSCRDDEDHVRVKNMQDLAKHLSLENSVEFRVNVSYAELLQCYQRATIGLHCMWNEHFGISVVDCMAAGLIMVANRSGGPLMDIVETSEGSQNGYLAFDAYDYARCIATILYNTPDYNAKLREAARASVERFSEKEFESGFLRAISPIMD; encoded by the exons ATGAACGGCAACGGAGGCGCTTTCTGCTGGTGCAGTTT AATGTATGTGACATTGTTTTTCCTGTCGTTCCTTGGCATCGGGTTTCTGACGGTATGCGTGCTCCTGAGGCAGCTAATAAAATTCCAGCGTCGGAAGCGGCCTGATCAGAACGTAAAACGTGTGGCGTTCTTCCATCCGTACTGCaatgccggtggtggcggggagCGTGTACTGTGGTGCGCGTTGCGGGCACTTCAACAGCGCTACGACGACATCCGGTTGTACGTGTACACCGGCGATGTAGATGCGACGCCGGCGGAAATACTGGCGAAGGCGGAACGCAACTTTAATCTCGATCTCAACGCGGACCaaatttcgttcgttttcctgCGAAAACGGCGCTGGGTCGAGGCCGCGTGCTACCCACACTTCACGCTGCTGGGACAAAGCCTCGGCTCGATAGTGCTGGCCTTCGAGGCCCTGCTGAAGCTGCAACCGGATGTTTACGTCGACACGATGGGCTACGCCTTCACTTACCCGGTGTTCGCCTACTTTGGGGGTTGCAAAATCGGTTGCTACACGCACTACCCGACCATCAGCACCGATATGTTGCGTAGAGTGCAGTCGCAGACGCCGAGCTACAACAACCGCGGGTACGTGGCTAAGAACCCGTTCGCCACGTGGCTGAAGATAGTCTACTATCGCATGTTTTCCCGTGTCTACGGTTGGGTGGGTCGGTGCGCCGACACAATCATGGTGAACTCGACGTGGACCGAGAACCACATCGTGTCGCTGTGGGACGTCCCGTACAAGACGCACCGCGTGTACCCGCCTTGCGAGGTATCCAAACTGAAGCGACTCGGAGagcggaaaagtgaaaatgacCACCGCCGTGTGGAAGAGgcgaaggacgacgaggaaggtCTCGATGATCGGATCATCATTCTTTCGGTGGGCCAGTACCGACCGGAGAAGGACCATCCGTTGCAGCTGCAAGCGATGTACGAGTTACGCACCCTGTTGAACAACGATGAGGCACTCTGGAACCGATTGCGGTTACAGATCGTCGGGTCGTGCAGGGACGATGAGGATCACGTGCGGGTGAAGAACATGCAGGATCTGGCGAAGCATTTGTCGCTAGAGAACTCGGTTGAGTTTCGGGTAAACGTGTCGTACGCGGAGCTGCTGCAGTGTTATCAGCGCGCTACCATCGGACTGCACTGCATGTGGAATGAACATTTCGGCATCAGCGTCGTGGACTGCATGGCGGCCGGGCTAATAATGGTGGCCaaccgttccggtggcccactgATGGACATTGTCGAAACGTCAGAGGGCAGCCAAAACGGCTACCTGGCGTTCGATGCCTACGATTACGCACGTTGTATCGCCACCATCTTGTACAATACGCCCGACTACAACGCGAAACTGCGAGAAGCTGCTCGTGCCTCGGTTGAGCGTTTCTCCGAGAAGGAATTCGAAAGCGGGTTCTTACGCGCGATTTCTCCCATCATGGATTGA
- the LOC131205367 gene encoding TCF3 fusion partner homolog, whose protein sequence is MTNGRPIKSQSNSTSGDATNEAYRKAAKLLHEKCKAVQRSNERLVFRLHKIQKMTRSRVRDVELLKAKLDSYGDGWRTAPDPNDMKEEGEE, encoded by the exons ATGACCAACGGTAGGCCAATAAAATCACAATCGAACAGCACATCCGGCGACGCCACGAACGAAGCGTACCGCAAAGCAGCCAAGCTGTTGCACGAAAAATGCAAAGCAGTGCAGCGAAGCAATGAACGACTCGTGTTCCG ACTACACAAGATTCAAAAGATGACGAGAAGCCGCGTTCGTGATGTGGAGCTGCTGAAGGCAAAATTGGATTCCTACGGAGACGGCTGGAGGACGGCGCCCGATCCAAATGATATGAAGGAGGAGGGAGAAGAATAG